From a region of the Cenarchaeum symbiont of Oopsacas minuta genome:
- a CDS encoding translation initiation factor 1 SUI1, with protein MATICGTCGLPKDLCACGELAKDSAKIIVRLETRRFKKKGTMIEGLDPKLNDLEKVARELKNKYACGGTAKEGYVFLQGDHRDTIIDSLVGLGFSESSIELH; from the coding sequence TTGGCGACAATTTGTGGCACCTGTGGACTACCAAAAGATCTTTGTGCATGTGGCGAGCTTGCAAAAGATAGTGCAAAAATAATCGTAAGGCTCGAGACTAGGAGATTTAAGAAAAAAGGCACTATGATAGAAGGACTCGATCCAAAACTCAATGACCTTGAAAAGGTTGCAAGAGAGTTAAAAAACAAGTATGCTTGTGGTGGAACGGCAAAAGAAGGCTATGTCTTTTTACAAGGAGATCATCGCGATACAATAATAGATTCGTTGGTGGGTCTTGGATTTTCAGAGTCTAGTATAGAGCTTCACTAG
- a CDS encoding putative membrane protein — translation MASLVISIGIQMVLPFPYGLGVALALFIAFPFFLRRRYMGRTSGYGGSMFGMGSNPEQQTRPIKYVCLVCNNQHKSSECPRCGSKMKRADF, via the coding sequence GTGGCTTCATTGGTGATCAGCATTGGTATACAGATGGTTTTACCATTTCCATATGGACTAGGTGTTGCATTGGCACTTTTTATCGCATTTCCATTCTTTCTGCGTAGACGTTACATGGGACGAACGAGTGGATATGGTGGAAGTATGTTTGGCATGGGTTCAAATCCAGAACAACAAACTCGTCCAATAAAATACGTTTGTCTTGTATGCAACAACCAACACAAATCAAGCGAATGTCCAAGATGCGGATCTAAAATGAAACGTGCAGATTTTTAA
- a CDS encoding Transposase → MKTGTNSHINTAERAIRPNVVIRKITNGHRTDDGATST, encoded by the coding sequence TTGAAGACTGGAACTAATTCACATATCAATACTGCCGAGAGAGCGATTAGACCAAACGTGGTAATACGAAAGATTACAAACGGTCATCGAACAGATGATGGCGCTACATCTACTTAG
- a CDS encoding binding-protein-dependent transport system inner membrane protein gives MSVSNTSIIWNILHTKSGRAGIAILAFLVSISIGVLVSTPVDTLREWNDPNAWLDRPKSAVPAWVNAISFSESIPEHTILDGIPVDGVEFDGVYTAMQSFAIKYHYDDFPSDIIYEYDLSYTGAPLLNIKVKRPDGMDMMLYSDSIPHSDIPTEHTERIFSADQGIKSNLQMYRDVFAFSLDEISAESIVFSKTDRHEPLHGTYYITASLYNAPHTANITDSTLIVGGKAYGLLGTDDLRRDLVIGIAWGTPLALFIGITVAGGSVGMGLLYGVYAGYHGKYIDESMMRFNDVIYALPALPFLIILSVTISNSIFVMVLFLMAFGWVGVAKVARSMALQIKTQSYVEASRMIGRKDIGIIIHHMLPQLLPYAFASVAISVPAAITTEAGLSFLGLGDPSFPTWGQILHDAGTYGAAARGMWWWIVPPGLMIAIAGLAFVFIGNSLDKISNPRMHR, from the coding sequence ATGAGTGTATCAAATACTAGTATTATATGGAATATATTACATACAAAATCTGGCAGAGCTGGAATTGCAATACTTGCATTTTTAGTGTCAATATCTATCGGAGTTCTTGTGAGCACACCAGTGGATACTTTGCGTGAATGGAATGATCCAAACGCATGGCTCGATAGACCAAAATCAGCAGTTCCTGCATGGGTTAACGCGATTAGCTTTAGCGAGAGCATACCAGAACATACAATCCTAGATGGAATACCCGTAGACGGTGTAGAGTTTGATGGAGTATACACGGCTATGCAGAGTTTTGCCATAAAATACCACTATGATGATTTTCCAAGTGACATCATATACGAGTATGATCTATCATATACTGGAGCGCCTCTATTGAATATCAAGGTCAAAAGACCCGACGGCATGGATATGATGTTGTATTCAGATTCCATCCCCCATTCAGATATCCCTACAGAGCATACAGAGCGCATCTTTTCTGCAGATCAGGGTATAAAATCAAACTTGCAAATGTATAGAGATGTTTTTGCATTTTCCCTAGATGAAATTTCTGCAGAATCTATCGTCTTTTCAAAGACCGATAGACATGAGCCACTACATGGAACATATTACATTACTGCAAGTTTGTACAATGCCCCGCATACTGCAAACATAACAGATTCGACATTAATTGTCGGAGGTAAGGCATACGGACTACTTGGAACAGACGATCTTCGACGTGACTTGGTAATTGGTATCGCGTGGGGTACACCACTTGCTCTCTTTATAGGCATTACCGTGGCAGGTGGTTCTGTCGGCATGGGTCTCTTGTATGGAGTCTATGCAGGATATCATGGCAAGTATATAGATGAGAGTATGATGCGCTTTAACGATGTAATATATGCTCTTCCAGCTCTGCCATTTTTGATAATTTTATCTGTCACAATAAGTAATAGCATATTCGTGATGGTCTTATTTTTGATGGCCTTTGGTTGGGTTGGAGTTGCAAAGGTTGCTCGCAGTATGGCTTTGCAGATAAAGACACAAAGTTATGTAGAGGCATCACGTATGATAGGCAGAAAGGATATCGGGATCATAATACACCACATGTTGCCTCAGCTTTTACCATATGCATTTGCAAGTGTGGCAATATCAGTTCCTGCAGCAATCACTACAGAGGCAGGCCTAAGTTTTCTTGGACTAGGAGATCCTTCATTTCCTACATGGGGACAGATTTTACATGATGCAGGTACGTATGGGGCAGCTGCCCGTGGTATGTGGTGGTGGATAGTGCCACCTGGATTGATGATCGCAATAGCTGGATTGGCATTTGTCTTTATAGGAAATTCGCTTGATAAAATCTCAAATCCAAGAATGCATCGCTAG
- a CDS encoding Sec61beta family protein, with translation MKWPICMSSKKNNAPLPASGAGLLRFFEDETKGIKISPKIVITMPISLIVLSWLLDIFLIS, from the coding sequence ATGAAATGGCCAATTTGTATGAGTAGCAAGAAAAACAATGCCCCACTCCCAGCTTCGGGCGCTGGCCTGCTACGGTTCTTTGAAGATGAGACAAAAGGCATAAAAATTTCACCTAAAATAGTTATAACAATGCCGATAAGCCTCATCGTTCTCTCATGGTTACTTGATATATTCCTCATATCGTGA
- a CDS encoding trypsin produces MEKASMLLGGAFGAIAVVAVFAIFIFPPHGIQTDFHQQNLMIESVTASSNTSILGLEELFVKSESGTVSIENKQSSDMFGIGSGFVYDSQGHIITNEHVVDDSNKLVVTFLDGRSYMAEIVGTDEYTDIAVLHVNTIDDILTPLQLGDSSQLKVGQAIAAIGNPFGLSGSMTAGIVSQRGRLLPAGDTPFQIPDVIQTDAVVNPGNSGGPLLNMYGHVIGMNTAIQSNTGVFAGVGFAVPSQTIAKIVPYLIRDGEYRHPWIGVSGIDINLDLAEIIGLDDTRGFLVITVSKDSPAEKSGLRGHDMIKTVDGRDYSLGGDIILTIDGMNVRSIDDILVYLQRSKSVDDSIVLGILRDGQKTELTLTLEQRPDN; encoded by the coding sequence ATGGAAAAAGCATCGATGCTACTAGGTGGTGCATTTGGAGCAATTGCTGTTGTTGCAGTATTTGCAATCTTTATCTTTCCACCACACGGAATTCAAACTGATTTTCATCAGCAGAATCTAATGATCGAATCTGTCACAGCGTCAAGTAATACTAGCATACTTGGCCTAGAGGAATTATTTGTAAAATCTGAATCAGGTACAGTCAGTATAGAAAATAAACAATCGTCAGACATGTTTGGTATTGGTTCTGGATTTGTATATGATTCACAAGGGCACATAATAACCAATGAACATGTAGTAGATGACTCTAACAAACTAGTCGTAACATTTCTGGACGGAAGATCCTACATGGCAGAGATAGTCGGAACCGACGAGTATACGGATATTGCCGTGCTGCACGTAAATACAATTGATGATATACTAACTCCTCTACAGCTAGGAGACTCTTCACAGTTAAAAGTCGGACAGGCCATTGCAGCTATTGGAAATCCATTTGGACTTTCAGGTTCGATGACTGCAGGGATTGTAAGTCAAAGAGGAAGGCTGCTTCCAGCAGGAGATACACCATTTCAGATACCCGATGTGATACAGACAGATGCTGTAGTAAATCCAGGTAACTCTGGAGGACCACTTTTGAATATGTATGGTCATGTGATCGGTATGAATACTGCCATACAATCCAATACCGGCGTCTTTGCTGGAGTTGGATTTGCAGTGCCTTCCCAAACAATTGCAAAGATCGTCCCATATCTGATACGAGATGGAGAGTATCGTCACCCATGGATTGGTGTAAGTGGTATTGACATAAACCTTGATCTAGCAGAGATAATAGGGTTGGACGATACTAGAGGATTTTTAGTAATTACAGTATCAAAGGATAGTCCAGCAGAAAAATCAGGTCTAAGAGGCCACGACATGATCAAAACTGTTGATGGGCGCGATTATTCTCTAGGAGGAGATATCATATTGACGATTGATGGCATGAATGTCAGAAGTATAGATGATATACTCGTGTATCTACAAAGGTCAAAGTCAGTTGATGATTCTATTGTTCTTGGAATACTTCGTGATGGACAAAAAACAGAGTTGACGCTTACCTTAGAGCAACGGCCAGACAACTAG
- a CDS encoding abortive infection protein, with protein MDVSSQIASSVFCAFSVFICGLLAVSLVLGAYVFYASDIGGEINHEYPVNSVIGMYGGSPISAINDITIGQIFAIVWAITVGVFIISMIGPKHGYFFALEKMRTFGSAPISNYMFQATKWFSILVLTSVIIVAVQNVFGLETLPPDIKNNLVGFYQVSNAPYIEEGIFRILLIGIPLYMIYSHKVSASHMLKSLWNPNEHLHIERKTFTLILICATAILFGAAHVLIGESWSEGKIAQATIAGIILGWTYFRHGFIPALLIHIMANYMIFAVTYSAAAISGATIIEVNESQFVNTLEILLFIAGIFAVLTVVLEMQSKRCNIDL; from the coding sequence ATGGACGTTTCAAGTCAGATTGCGTCTTCTGTTTTTTGTGCATTTTCTGTATTCATATGCGGATTGCTTGCCGTATCTCTAGTACTTGGGGCATACGTATTTTATGCAAGTGATATCGGTGGTGAGATAAATCACGAGTATCCAGTAAATAGTGTAATTGGAATGTATGGGGGTTCACCCATATCTGCAATCAATGATATCACGATAGGGCAAATCTTTGCTATAGTGTGGGCCATTACTGTTGGAGTATTTATCATCTCAATGATTGGTCCTAAACATGGATATTTTTTTGCGCTAGAAAAAATGCGCACCTTTGGATCAGCGCCCATATCCAACTATATGTTTCAAGCTACAAAATGGTTTTCAATTCTTGTTTTAACCTCTGTAATAATAGTTGCAGTTCAAAATGTATTTGGATTGGAGACGTTACCTCCTGACATCAAGAACAACCTTGTTGGTTTTTATCAAGTATCAAATGCACCATATATCGAAGAGGGTATATTCCGCATTCTGTTAATTGGGATTCCCCTATACATGATATACTCGCACAAAGTATCTGCAAGCCATATGTTAAAGTCGCTATGGAATCCAAACGAACATTTGCATATTGAAAGAAAAACATTTACCTTGATCTTGATCTGTGCCACTGCCATATTGTTTGGCGCAGCCCATGTACTTATCGGTGAATCTTGGAGTGAGGGCAAGATAGCACAAGCAACAATAGCTGGAATAATACTTGGGTGGACGTATTTTCGACATGGTTTCATTCCAGCCCTTTTAATTCACATTATGGCAAACTATATGATATTTGCTGTTACGTATTCAGCAGCGGCAATATCAGGTGCTACGATAATTGAGGTAAATGAGAGTCAGTTTGTAAATACATTAGAGATTTTGTTGTTTATTGCAGGCATCTTTGCAGTGCTCACAGTGGTGCTTGAAATGCAAAGTAAAAGATGCAATATAGATCTGTAA
- a CDS encoding Sjogren's syndrome/scleroderma autoantigen 1 protein, with product MTDLSKRAAKMLLQGATLLAQPCPYCKGVRVMKNGNALCTDCGREPKNTKQLDAEIKTPLLEKSNLERLEKKLNNLTTELEDADSKDRKEILESIDMLSNIISKLRK from the coding sequence ATGACAGATCTAAGCAAAAGAGCAGCCAAGATGCTATTACAAGGTGCTACGTTGTTAGCTCAACCATGTCCGTACTGTAAAGGTGTACGCGTTATGAAAAATGGTAATGCATTGTGTACTGATTGTGGACGAGAGCCTAAAAATACAAAACAACTAGACGCAGAAATAAAAACACCTCTACTAGAAAAATCAAACCTAGAACGATTAGAAAAAAAATTAAACAACCTCACAACAGAACTAGAAGATGCAGATTCAAAGGACAGAAAAGAAATTCTTGAATCTATAGATATGCTATCCAATATTATATCCAAACTACGTAAATAA
- a CDS encoding Membrane protein → MVDSSDDVSRLHNKYSITLVTPSSYWISLVISMVIMSCVITMSQIWYEIGEITEILPYLSAGLVVLAVTQVIDSRLISKKEYSKALHQSLYGSLLWALVLLSGLAAFRILSYESPPAHYIGLGMIIFVAFRFGMLTTTLGVQARKAWAIAILQPTAVFVAMIPIGSWEMTLAHPVALGYGGIFFTISAIWSYLTDRAGRPHIKSTHHLVQAYIRSRSSDLGDVEQILEEWSKSSKVNTAQVSLKPHDGKSSVRLVFPGIHPGPYHPVGGSNIPYAIYKSLNSQAMVMHSISDHAMNLPSTAQVDNYITSLSKCSVSNQGTLCTEPVTVQINHARVTGILFGKNAILFLSLSPFGTEDLPGSIQSQIKQYSDNRGFERTLVVDCHNAMGGEISDLDSDDMVKAARSCLDDLISKPAYPLEFGYANSASMNLDVPDLAFGGIGILCLRVNGVEYYIGWSDSNNMENGVREFVVNNFADGGYNLLEMCTSDTHFSHKLVRTRQGYHQFGLLTPKEKISEWYMQIANKARDSVRPASFEVLEGQANVSIMGSKIFTHFRMAVSNSLKLTAIHAIISLGLFLTSFFVIN, encoded by the coding sequence ATGGTGGACTCTTCTGATGATGTATCGAGGTTACACAACAAGTACTCTATAACGCTTGTAACTCCATCCTCTTACTGGATCTCACTTGTAATCTCGATGGTTATAATGTCATGCGTGATAACAATGTCGCAGATTTGGTATGAAATAGGAGAAATTACTGAGATACTTCCTTATCTTAGTGCTGGACTTGTAGTGCTAGCAGTAACACAAGTTATAGATTCAAGACTAATATCGAAAAAAGAATATTCTAAAGCATTACATCAATCATTGTATGGAAGCCTGCTTTGGGCATTGGTACTACTCTCAGGACTAGCAGCTTTTCGAATACTGTCATACGAATCCCCTCCAGCACATTATATCGGTCTTGGAATGATAATCTTTGTTGCCTTTAGGTTTGGCATGCTTACAACTACATTGGGGGTTCAAGCTCGTAAAGCTTGGGCAATTGCAATATTACAACCGACTGCAGTCTTTGTTGCCATGATTCCAATAGGATCTTGGGAGATGACATTGGCACATCCTGTGGCTCTTGGATATGGTGGGATATTTTTTACAATATCTGCTATATGGTCGTATCTTACTGATCGTGCAGGCAGACCACACATAAAGAGCACGCACCATCTCGTGCAAGCCTATATTCGATCAAGATCAAGTGATTTGGGCGATGTAGAGCAGATACTAGAAGAATGGTCAAAATCATCCAAAGTCAACACTGCACAAGTTAGCTTAAAACCTCATGATGGAAAATCCAGCGTTCGACTAGTATTTCCTGGTATACATCCTGGACCATATCATCCAGTGGGAGGTAGTAACATTCCGTATGCGATATACAAGAGTTTGAACTCACAAGCAATGGTCATGCACAGCATATCAGATCATGCAATGAACTTGCCTTCAACGGCACAAGTAGACAACTATATTACTAGTCTTTCAAAATGCTCAGTTTCAAACCAAGGTACATTGTGCACAGAACCTGTCACCGTACAGATAAACCATGCACGTGTAACAGGAATTCTGTTTGGAAAAAACGCAATACTCTTCTTGTCACTCTCGCCATTTGGTACAGAAGATCTACCAGGCTCGATACAAAGCCAAATAAAACAGTATTCTGATAATCGTGGATTTGAACGTACACTTGTAGTGGACTGTCATAACGCAATGGGTGGAGAGATCTCTGATCTAGATTCTGATGACATGGTAAAAGCAGCACGTTCGTGCCTTGATGATCTGATCTCAAAACCTGCATATCCACTTGAATTTGGATATGCAAATTCAGCATCTATGAATTTGGATGTACCAGATCTTGCCTTTGGTGGGATTGGAATTTTATGCCTTAGGGTAAATGGTGTAGAGTATTACATTGGATGGTCTGATTCTAATAATATGGAAAATGGAGTACGTGAATTTGTCGTAAATAATTTTGCAGATGGAGGATATAATCTATTAGAGATGTGTACATCTGACACTCATTTTTCGCACAAACTAGTAAGGACAAGGCAGGGATATCATCAGTTTGGACTTCTTACCCCAAAGGAAAAGATATCAGAGTGGTATATGCAGATTGCTAATAAAGCGCGAGATTCTGTACGACCTGCATCTTTTGAGGTTTTGGAAGGGCAAGCAAATGTATCCATAATGGGATCAAAAATATTCACACATTTTAGAATGGCAGTATCAAACTCATTAAAACTAACTGCCATACATGCGATAATATCGCTTGGATTATTTCTTACTAGTTTTTTTGTAATAAATTAG
- a CDS encoding 7,8-didemethyl-8-hydroxy-5-deazariboflavin synthase subunit CofG, whose protein sequence is MSEIVLHSDVLNAAIDGKSPHFEQALYAMEDSRHDPSELFAVSSNIRNTYKGNLVTFSNKVFINMTNLCRDTCTYCTYKREPDSTPAFMEPKMVRHMMRLGKKYGCTEALLVAGERPEEKYNVARRWLKDNGFSNTPDYAAFCSQIALEEGLYAHTNVGNLEYKEMLALKDTNPSIGLMLENSSPRLAEKNMPHHLAQSKNPNVRIDVIKNAGRAKIPTTTGILVGIGESEEETTRSLEVIRTLHKQYGHIQEVIVQNFVPKPQTIMGDNPAPDNTYFARTVALARIMMPEMNIQIPPNLSPDIFGDFLRVGVNDWGGISPVTPDYVNPEMPWPSIEKVKKITADAGFILKCRFATYPEFLKMIPEVLRVKIYAMADECGHVRR, encoded by the coding sequence TTGAGCGAGATTGTTCTGCACTCTGATGTGCTAAACGCTGCAATTGATGGAAAGAGTCCCCATTTTGAGCAAGCATTATACGCCATGGAAGATTCACGTCATGATCCATCAGAGCTGTTTGCAGTATCTAGTAATATACGCAATACATACAAAGGTAATTTAGTAACATTTTCCAACAAAGTCTTCATAAATATGACAAACCTCTGCAGAGATACATGTACGTATTGCACATACAAACGCGAACCAGATTCAACGCCAGCATTTATGGAGCCAAAGATGGTGCGCCATATGATGCGACTAGGGAAAAAATATGGTTGTACTGAAGCACTTCTTGTAGCAGGTGAGAGACCAGAGGAGAAATACAATGTGGCTCGCAGATGGCTAAAAGATAACGGATTTTCAAATACGCCAGATTATGCAGCATTTTGTTCACAGATTGCTCTAGAGGAAGGACTCTATGCACATACAAACGTAGGCAATTTAGAGTACAAAGAGATGCTTGCATTAAAAGATACAAATCCAAGCATCGGTCTCATGCTTGAGAATTCTAGTCCACGTCTTGCAGAAAAAAATATGCCACATCATCTAGCACAAAGTAAAAACCCAAATGTGAGAATAGATGTAATCAAGAATGCAGGTAGGGCAAAAATTCCCACTACTACTGGAATACTAGTTGGAATAGGCGAGAGTGAAGAAGAGACAACAAGATCACTAGAAGTTATTCGTACTCTGCACAAGCAGTATGGACATATACAAGAGGTCATTGTGCAAAACTTTGTCCCAAAACCACAAACGATAATGGGAGATAATCCAGCTCCAGATAACACATATTTTGCAAGAACCGTTGCCCTTGCAAGGATAATGATGCCAGAGATGAACATACAGATACCACCAAATCTTTCTCCAGATATATTTGGGGATTTTTTGCGCGTTGGGGTAAATGATTGGGGTGGAATATCTCCAGTAACTCCAGATTATGTAAATCCCGAGATGCCTTGGCCATCAATTGAAAAAGTAAAAAAGATTACAGCAGATGCTGGATTTATTTTAAAGTGTAGATTTGCAACGTATCCTGAATTTCTCAAAATGATACCAGAGGTGTTACGCGTAAAAATTTATGCAATGGCTGATGAATGCGGTCACGTTAGGAGATAG
- a CDS encoding Mov34/MPN/PAD-1 family protein, whose product MFGKKKLVRREVTLTKKVCDSILSYAKIRHPNEAILILKGRSKNGIIRIDALVVPPFSHSGPTFAGFPHSFLPFDSSYVGMVHTHPSGTAQPSVEDLHNFFGLVSVIVQYPYKEKDIYAWSSAGERINLTIE is encoded by the coding sequence TTGTTTGGAAAGAAAAAACTGGTGCGACGAGAGGTGACATTGACAAAAAAAGTGTGTGATAGCATACTATCATATGCAAAAATACGTCATCCAAACGAGGCCATATTGATTTTAAAAGGAAGATCCAAGAATGGGATTATACGTATAGATGCACTCGTAGTCCCTCCTTTTTCACATAGTGGTCCAACCTTTGCTGGATTCCCACACTCATTTTTACCATTTGATTCAAGCTATGTTGGGATGGTTCATACACATCCAAGTGGTACTGCACAACCATCTGTAGAGGATCTACACAATTTCTTTGGCCTAGTCTCAGTTATCGTACAATACCCATACAAAGAAAAAGACATCTATGCATGGTCTAGTGCTGGAGAGCGAATAAATCTTACAATAGAATGA
- a CDS encoding peptide ABC transporter permease, whose translation MGFKTHVARKVGAMFGVLFITMLLTIILIGANMDSVLKQGVVFQVRSELASDSHIAASFSDHAEFEEYIQTRIVEREKALGLDKAWNSPQRIGYAMYRIITLDFGQAVFLTSDAGSSNVLDILAEKLPRTMLLFTSSTGIIAVIGILIGASSAAKVGSTKDKLTSAFAVVSSSFPVWWIGMLMIFFFAFVLRIFPARATPDISPGDPGYLLSLAYHMVLPLVTIVLIGFGAWSYFVRNFMVGAMQDEHILAKKTIGIPKRKIVYSHALRNAAPPIITILALSVSGSLGGAIITEAVFDWPGMGRLYFEAITVTDLPVIIGATYTLTVFFLASILVADLLYGYFDPRVRRS comes from the coding sequence ATGGGTTTTAAAACACACGTTGCACGTAAAGTTGGAGCTATGTTTGGCGTGTTGTTCATTACAATGCTTCTTACAATAATCCTAATTGGCGCAAACATGGACTCTGTATTAAAACAGGGTGTGGTATTTCAAGTTCGTAGTGAGTTAGCCTCTGATTCACATATTGCAGCATCATTTTCAGATCATGCTGAATTTGAAGAATATATTCAAACTCGAATAGTCGAGAGGGAAAAAGCACTTGGATTGGATAAAGCATGGAATTCACCACAACGCATAGGATACGCAATGTATCGTATAATTACGCTAGATTTTGGCCAAGCTGTATTTTTGACTAGCGATGCTGGATCCTCAAACGTCTTGGATATTTTGGCAGAGAAACTCCCTAGAACTATGTTGCTTTTTACGAGCTCTACTGGAATAATAGCTGTAATCGGAATTCTCATAGGCGCATCATCTGCTGCAAAAGTAGGTTCCACAAAAGATAAACTCACGTCTGCTTTTGCAGTAGTCAGTTCTAGTTTTCCAGTATGGTGGATTGGTATGCTAATGATATTCTTTTTTGCATTTGTGCTCAGGATATTTCCTGCAAGAGCCACACCAGATATTTCTCCAGGTGATCCTGGATATCTCTTATCGCTTGCATATCATATGGTCTTGCCACTTGTTACCATTGTTTTGATAGGATTTGGCGCATGGTCGTACTTTGTACGTAATTTCATGGTAGGTGCAATGCAAGATGAACATATACTAGCAAAAAAGACCATAGGAATACCCAAAAGAAAGATTGTGTATTCGCACGCACTTCGCAATGCAGCACCTCCAATCATCACAATACTTGCCTTGAGTGTCTCAGGTTCTCTTGGTGGAGCAATCATAACCGAAGCTGTCTTTGATTGGCCAGGAATGGGTAGGCTCTACTTTGAAGCTATAACCGTGACTGATCTTCCCGTAATCATAGGAGCAACATACACGCTTACAGTATTTTTTCTTGCTAGTATACTAGTAGCAGATCTGTTATACGGGTATTTTGATCCGAGGGTAAGAAGGTCATGA
- a CDS encoding Transposase, whose product MPKRSKNSDGYLNDKSKRKPQNANKNTRAVGSKSMFVGVDAHKKFLQIAMVDNKGKVILNVRVENRHADIRKLFQTSIPKNVKVVMESSSVWHGLFRYMTDRLDLDVVLSNPYQTKAIAASTKKTDKVDAQILADLLRGGYINKCYVPNKKTVEQRQLVRYRHKLVQARTSMIHGILLQKGIKIPGRTFSDKYVASLKAI is encoded by the coding sequence GTGCCCAAGAGATCAAAGAATTCAGATGGTTATTTAAATGACAAATCCAAAAGAAAGCCTCAAAATGCAAACAAAAACACTAGGGCTGTTGGGAGCAAGTCCATGTTTGTTGGAGTTGACGCGCATAAGAAATTTCTCCAGATAGCAATGGTTGACAACAAAGGCAAAGTAATCTTAAACGTGCGAGTTGAAAACCGACATGCAGACATTAGAAAACTTTTCCAAACAAGTATACCAAAGAATGTAAAAGTCGTGATGGAATCATCGTCTGTTTGGCATGGATTATTTCGATACATGACAGACAGACTGGATCTTGATGTTGTTCTCTCAAATCCATACCAAACAAAAGCTATTGCAGCATCCACTAAAAAAACAGACAAGGTTGATGCACAAATCCTAGCAGACTTGTTGCGTGGAGGATATATTAACAAATGTTATGTGCCAAACAAAAAGACAGTTGAGCAAAGGCAGCTGGTCCGGTACAGACACAAGCTAGTTCAAGCAAGAACATCTATGATACATGGAATATTACTCCAAAAAGGAATAAAGATTCCTGGACGTACATTTTCCGACAAATATGTCGCAAGCCTCAAGGCCATATAG